A window of Daucus carota subsp. sativus chromosome 2, DH1 v3.0, whole genome shotgun sequence genomic DNA:
AAGCCTCGTAATTACCTTCTGAAAGGGTtagttattattaataattagtgATATAACTGTTGTTTAATTAATATCCTTAATCTAGCTATTAGCTCATTCTTGAAATTAGCATAATAACTACCTTTGGTGTATGCACAAGTATGGCAGTATTTTCCATTTTGGTGCACCTGCTGCTTGCAGATAATGCATTTTGTTGTCCCATATGGCGTCCATCTGCAAAATTGTAACCTTATAGAGTaaatgccaaaaataaaattgtagaAGTAGTCTAGTAACCAAGATTTGTGAATAAATGGTACACTAAACAGGGCAACCACATTCGAGCATACATATGAAATCACATATCATCAGGTAAAAGTAACCATATTCCTTACAGAGTGCCATACGTGTTAGGTCCATGGTCAATGGCCAACCAATGTATCTCAACATGCAGCCATATCATTCTATAGAAACACAGTGATAATGAATAAAGAATATTGGTGAAATTGATAATAAAGGATATCTTAATTTTGCAACAATGTAATTGGTGCTTATTCTGAAATATGAGTAGCTCAAAAAGAAACTTACACTGCAGTTCCACCCTTGAAATTGGAATACTTAGTATTCATAGGAGGACACAAACTAGTACGACCTTCAACAATAGCAAAAGAAGAAAACATGATAAACTGAATAAAGAACACAATAGTTTAATCTACAAGACATCACTTGCAAGGATGTGAAACTGAACAATATGCGAAGCATGTGAATATCAAACATCCCAAAGGCCAAGAGTACATGTATATGTAAGCACCGAATATACTTGTGCATGAAACCAGAGGTTTTAGATGGGAAcaaatgtatattaatatatggaacttatataggggccgtttggatgagcttaaaataaatgcttcttgcttaaaataaataagtggagtaaaagttagaagcaagataagacttataagtgattaaagtgtttgggaaataagtagaaaccctgaaacaaaaagtagcattcctaactttttataagtgcttcttgacttattatacaaacggtacgaataagtgctcataacttataattcagaagctggacttataagtctttaccaaacacccacatagttCTTTACTTCTTAGGTCAGAACTTAAAATGTTTACTTAATAATCTGTACCAGAAAATGATACATTGTATATGATAAACAAGCATTACAAATTTTGGATCCTATATTTCAACTCCAAATTACAGAGATACTAATAGGAAACAGCTCAACTCTGTATCCTACCTTATATATGCACAACCTTGGACATTACTCAGAAACTTGCAGTTACTTAGATGACTTTGTTTCACAGTTGCCCACTGCCCAGGTCATACTCCACCACTATACAGTCCCTAATTCAGTAAGCATACATATTAGAATCATTGTAAATTGCATGACTCTTGAGTTCTGTAGTTTTTATGTTAAGAACATATTTGTTTCTAACACAATGTTTTACACACTTTTGGAAGCAGCATCAAACATGTTATACAGAATCAACCCAAATTTTAAAGATTATATAGCCAATTCATGACATCAATATAAGTCTAAGAATACAAGTTTCATAGTATTCTTTTAGTCCCTATTATCAATTGATCATTAAGTTCATAATTTTGCTCCCTATTTTCTCTTGACAATCATTAAGTTCAAACTAGCAAACATGTATTGGTGTAATCAGTTGACCTAGATTCCGATTTAATTTCTGCCTTCTGTACGATTTGTTAGCACTACCAAACATGTCACTCGGAACAAAGACATATCGTCAAGATTAAAAACATACAACATTAATTCACACAATTGAAAATTACATACTACATCAGTACATCACACATATATGTAAACTACAATAAGATGTACAAAAGATGCAGCATTCGTGAAATTTAAAAAGAAGAGGATACCTGTTTTTCTTGGAGAGCAGTTTGTTCTCATTGATCTTTCGCCCGCCTCCTTCGGTAGTATTGCTGGCACCGTCTTTCCACTTATCCGGCACGATCACCTTCCCCAGCTTCTTCTCACCTCATTTCAATTCACAAACCCTAATTCATCAAAATCCAACTCACACAATACATACCTACACAcattaacacacacacacacaatgaaTCATACAAAATTACACACTTACACTTTTCGCAGACCATTGAAATCCCTGTCTTGATAACTCAAAGAGAAGCAATATCATATCAACACTATTTCACAACAaccaaaaatttaaatcaatttatatatgtttcagCATTGATTGAAAACAATTGCTCTTTCAAAATtcctaattaaacaaaaaaggcACGTGCAAGTCACGTGAGAAGACTTTTCACAAATTGATTGGGGGGATGGCACTTCAATTAAACCCCACACGCAACCTCACTGTCTCTGCAAGCGTACAACAAACAACTaaccccctccctctctctctctccccctcataTCTCGCTGTaagtctctctctccctccctatTTATATGCCTTTATCAATTGCTTTTTTGTGTAGATACAGATGTACACAAAAGTCATGTGCGCTTTGTTCAATAttcctttaaatttttatatctgTTTCATATTGTTAATTCGTTAATTTCTGCTTATGGAACGAAATAGATTGATTTTTCGTGTTTAGTTGCGTaggttttgttttgattttgtgtgtatatatgtgtaaataGATGCTGATTTGTAATTGATGATTGCGTAATTTTGTTCAGTGAAGTAGGCTTGATCTTGTGTCTGCGCGTGTCCCGTTCTCTTCTCCAATTATAAACCctagaatttatttatatattgtgtACACACGCAGTCGGAAATGGATGTTATTAAGTTGTGGAATGATAAGCAAGAAAGAGAGATGTATGAGAATTTTGCGGAGTTGTTTGCGATAATTAAAGCTACTGAAAAGCTTGAAAAAGCGTATGTCAGGGATGTTATTTCGTCCTCGGAGTATGAAGTTGAGTGCCAGAAATTGATTGCGCATTTTAAGACCTTATCGTCTACGCTTAAGTATGCGATTCCCAGTGTTGAGAAGTTTCACGAGACTTACAAATTGGACTGTCCTGCTGCGATAAATCGTTTGGTGGTTTCTGGCGTACCTGCTACAGTGGAGCACAGAGCGGCGGCTGCGATTTCATCTGCTGCTTCGGCTTCTGTTGTTGCAGAATGTGTACAGAATTTTATTACGGCTATGGATTCATTGAAGCTGAATATGGTGGCTGTTGATCAAGTTCATCCATTGTTGTCTGATTTGTCAGCTTCGCTTAACAAGCTGAATTTGTTGGGGCCTGATTTCGAGGGGAAGGTAAAGATGAAAGAGTGGATTGTGAGGCTGGCGAAGATGGGGGCAGCAGATGAGTTGACGGAGCAGCAGGCGCGGCAGCTTCACTTTGATTTGGAGTCGTCTTACAACTCTTTTATGGCGGCTTTGCCTTCTGCTGGGACTTAGTGTGATTCTGGTATGGTGTAAATAAGTGGTATATTCTAATGCCTGAATGTTATGTATCATTATGTCTTCGCTCATTAGTTCTTAACACACCAGTGTTTTGTTTGGAGATTCACTACTGATTTTGTAACTTAGGTATGTTTGAGTGGCTGAATTACTGGTTTTCAACTGACAGATGTAACTAGTATGAACAATGTATTTGTAGAATTGCaatcatatttattttgctTGATGATTTATTGAAGCTTCTACCTGTATAACATGAGATTAGGATGTCTCATTCCACACTTGTCCAAATATAGATGTCTTGTTCTGTAAATAAGTTTCTGTAAATAAGTTTTACAAGAATTTGATTGCACCCGGGTTACTTGCATACCATCACCTGTTCTCTACTTTGATATTCACTCTACAACTTAGCTGAGATGGATGCttagaatttttttagttagataGTATTCTTTGTAGGGTTGCTCTTCTATATAATGGGATAGATTGACAGGGGCAGGCTTATAAATAGAGGAGGGATAATGGATCTTCAGTGTTGATGATAATTTGATAACAAACCTTCTATATATATCAAATCCAACATTTGTTTTATGAATCAGTATATTTCTAGACATGTAGATCTCCTCAGTAGACTTAGATATAATGCTCAAGTGCTTAAGACATTCATGGGCACATAGTCAATTGACcttaaattcaatttttaagcaTCCTCATATACATGTCAAGAGGATTGGAAATCATCTTCCTCAGTTGGCATTGCTTACTTGGATTCAGGTTTATGATCTTTCAGTTAGATGATTATATTCTACTTTACCATGAACTCAATCACACTTCAGCTTTTCATAGCAATGACCATGTAGTCGACTATAAAATCCCTGTGTGACGATGCATATTTATGTAGTGTGGAGTGTGAACTGCCAAAAGGTGATCTCCATAAACTCCTTTACTTGGGTTCGTACTTCTTTTTCCAGGGCAGGCATCACTTTCTGGTATGTATTCATAGTTATGTACAGTTTTTTGCCGGTCACATTATCAACAACATCACAACGGCATACAAGGTTCTCATAGAAGCCTATGAAAAATCCTTGATGAACAGTTTAGGTGAAGTTTTGTTGTTTTGCCTGTGTGAAAAGACAGTCAGCTGTACAGCTAAGTTAGTACATCACCATTGCTCAGCTGGCCTTTGTTTTGTCTTCTATCTTCGAAATACTTGACTAGTTCAATGAAGAAACGTGAGGTAATATTATTGTATAAGGTACTATTGCCTACATATCAACTTCTAATATAGTGCTCTCCAGAATGCCCTCCAACTGGTACACAATTTTATCTATTGAGAACTTGGTGTGGTGCAGATGCAGTTGATACTTCTCTAATTTCATCTACAGAGGATCTTTCTCTAATTCTTTTGAGAACtcgattttttgaaatattttctaGCCTTGTATATGGTGTTTGTAGAGTAATAAGGAACATCGTGGAGATATTATTCTGATTTTTTGATAGGCATTATGCATGACGCTCTGTGATCTACAACGCTTTGAGATTGATTGCTATCTGCTGAGCCCTCTACAGGTTTCAAGGTAGGTGTTGGTAGGGATTGCCTGGATTTAAAATACCAGCGTCACGTGTTATTATAGTGGATCAATAATACAGGGGCAATATATCTGAACCAGAATTACAAAATACAGGGGCATTATTATCCGAACCAAAATCATACTATAGCGGACCGACTCTCAAGGTCACACCAGTTTGTCGATATTGTTTTGTAATCGGTTATTACTCATGCAAACACAATGCTTATTCGGTGCCATAGAAGCTCACATGGTTACATTGTACACAAAGGGCCGTTACTGTCTTTAACAggctttttaaataaaatttcaaaagtttttcaaataaatttataattttaaactaaaaaaatatgattagtGCTGATACTCTTTAAAGACTTAGGAGTTTCTTCCCTCTTTCCTCAATTTTAAAGAGTATTTAGGTgctcataatttattaatttaaagtcttctcatattttttatgtattaacTAGTTAGAAGttacaattatattattttatatattgtgtttggttggggtgaattgAATGAACTGAGTAGTAAAAGTAAATAATAGAAGTCATGAGGGAAGACTTTGAAACAAATGAGTCCGGTAGGGGTAAATGGAATGGAACGGAATGgatgaaaataaagaaaataatagaaTTTAGGAGGGAAGACTTTTAAAAAAAAGCGAATCAAATTTtgtaagaaatatataaataaataaatgctcatatattctaaaattgagaaaatctttTTTATTTACCTTTTCTTTTCAAGTTTTGCATTGTATCATTGTATGCATGATAGATGAGACATTTTTATGCGTGTTACAGTATAaagtattatattttcattagaAAAAACTAATAATATTTGTGCTAATtcactaaaattattatttttatataaaataagagcTATTCATTTTTTGCTTCCAAAATATTGGTTTGATTTGCTTCTATATTAACCTTTTCTTTTgtcatgtactccctccgtctctaaatacttttcctgtttgtacttttcacgtttgccaacatgtacttttgatcgttaatatctttcatttcgtagtagcattaaatataaaaacttcatcttattaaagtacttgtgaatacgaatctaacaagatcactcatgactatatttagttttatagattagatgtaaattagtaatttgtctcatgttatgaacagtaccgacatcacaaataagaaaaggaaaaagaaacggagggagtattaacttTAATTAAACAAACATTAGTGATCATCATTAGACGAAAAAAAATGACAAGCTACAACCATTAACAAAGTTGTAAACATACCTTTATGATAAAAAAACTTTAAATCAATACTTAATTTTTATGAAACCAGACCAAATATGTATGACAAAAAAATCaggaataaagctacaactaCTATGACAAAAAAGAATACACACCAAAAGAGACAACAGAAAACAGACCAAAAGAGTAAAAAAATTTACTACTACAACACGAAATTTACCGCTGCTTTTGTTTTACCCAGCGTCCAGCTACGCAAGCCACATCACCAATAGTGGACCCCacaaattttcttaaaattaccaAAACCCTGCATAACTAACCTTTCACGGTTATATTAAACCACGGCCCTCTCTTTCCCCGGCCACAAAACCACCACCCAATCGCCGCCGCCGTCATATCTCCGGCCACTCTTCCAGATCCCCGACAATCTCGCACGCTCCCCAAGGTCAAATCTTtcctctcccccctctctcccaTCACACACATCTCTCTAATCTCTCCCATCATCACAAATATTAAAGAGAATCAATtttcccccaaattcataaccctAGTTCACTGAATTCACATACATAGACACATATATCTGTGTGTATGGATCAATTGAGGTATATTTCATCGTCGACGGAGAATTCAAGAAACCTAGGGTTAGCTAAGAAGCCAATGGCGAATGATTACTTAATTCAGAAGCCGATGACGCCGATTATCGATCGATTTAAGGCTATGCTGAGAGGCAGAGAGGAAAATATTAAGGCTTTAGGTTTACATGGTGGTGAGGATGATGATGACCCTATTTCGCCCCCGAGATGCGAAGAAATCGTCAAGTTGTATGAGATTGTTTTGTCTGAGCTTACGTTTAATTCAAAGCCGATTATTACTGATCTTACGATAATTGCTGGTGAACAAAGAGAGCATGCTGAGGGCATTGCTAATGCAATTTGTGACCGGATTCTTCAGGTATCTAGCTGAATTTGTGGTTTTTGAGTATAGGGACATGACCGTGTATGGTTCAATTGTATGTAGCTATTGCAATCAATGAATTTTATGGTGAAAGTTGAAACTTGGTATCATGTCAACCATTATATCTACTGTAAATAATGTACTTCATCTTGTGTTAGTTTGTGTTTACAGAAGCTCAGTTTTCATACAATGTTGTTTTTTCGATTATGGGATTCAGAAGTTTTTTAGTGAAATCTTATTAATTTCTCGTGTTGGCAAACTAATGGATTATAATAGACCAATATATCATGTTTGCACAATGCATTTTCGAAAATAGTAGTGCTTGACAAATTTTTAGTGCTTATCATGATCTAATTATGTTAATAAACTGCAAAAAGCTACTGGCTTATGTCATTCACTAAAAGTGCAACATGAAGATCTTTAGGGGGTAGTTTTAGCAGTGCTTGTGTTTGAAATATTGAACTCACCTTGTTTCTGTCAAAAGAAAAGTTGGCGGGGATTGAGATACAAATATTCTTTGAAGTAATatccagaaaaaaaatatgacgTTGCAAAATAAGAACTAGAAATTACAGCTTCTACCGGAGTATGATAATAAATGGACGATTTAATTTTATGAACAAATTTATGTTTGTAGATGTTACAAGTACATTATATATTCAAGTTGTGCAAGTAATATGCATTTACTTTCAGGTTACAGATCTTTTTTAAGTgataattaaatcatattattctgTCCTAACCTAATCCAACTCATTTCTCTTTAAATGTATTCATATGATAGTatgtttgtaaatataaaaatcttggattcataatgaattttaaaaaacaagCTTACATTTTTAACAGACAAAGAATGCCAAGATTAGGTGCATGATATGCATTTGGTTCAATTCTATACCATTTCCTGTCTGGTTCAATAATTTGTGTTTTTTGTTGATATTGATCATTAATCACTTTATATAGGCCCCAATTGATCAGAAACTGCCTTGCTTGTATCTTTTGGATAGTATTGCTAAAAATATTGGTAAGGAGTATGTAAGATGCTTCTCGGCACTTCTCCCTGAGGTGAGtcaatatgaatataaatagaTATCTATCAATTTCCCCTctatgattttatttaattcatcCCTCCCTGTGTACAAATATCTTAACTTTTTCTAGCAGGTATTCTGTGAGGTGTACAAACAAGTCAACTCAAGTTTGCGCACATCTATGGGACATTTGTTTGGTACTTGGTCAACTGTGTTTCCACCCTCTATTCTATGCAAGATTGAGGCTGAAACGAACTTTGCTCCGGCTGCAAATTCTCAATCCGTTTTGACTTCCTTGCAACCTTCTGAATCTCCGCGACCAACTCATGGCATACATGTTAATCCAAAATATTTGGAAGCAAGGCGTCAGTATGAACATGCAACTGTTCAGAGCGTAAGTCTTTTTAATAGAATCTACCTGTCTATCTCTGGGGTCCAGAATCACTTTACATTTAGAATCTCCAAGTGGAAATAATTTAGatcaattaaatatatgttCCTGGAAGTTCATACAAAATTATTGCCTCTGTATCTGACTTCTGTGTTTTTGGCCTCCTCGTAGTCCCATTGTTTATTGCCATTCTATAACTTCTTTATTTGTGCagatattatgatttaatatttatttttaattgttattgGCTCAAGAGGTTTTACAAGCATTTTTGCACTTTTTCCTCTATGCTATCATATCCTGATCTACATATTTAGTTTTCATGTATTTAATTATTGTGTTTTTCCATTAAAGTGAGGACTCATATTTATAATGTTGATTTGTAACATGTTGAACATGGCGGATATGTCTCTGTGTCTAGTTTTCTTCTTGTATTTTACTTGGTTATGGGTTGATGTGACCTGATATCTAAAGTTGAGTTCATTTTTTTCCCTCGCAGGACATTCCACATTCAAGTGGAAATTCATCTTTAAAGATGAATGGGAAGCATGCTGTTGAACATGGTGGATATGGCTCTGATAATTCTGAGGGTGTACCGACACAGGTTGGAACAAAAAGAATCAACTCAAGTATTCGAACTAACATAACTAATGCTGAGAACATGCTTGCTCCTGCTAGGGGGGCAAAGTCCTCTTCACCGTTTGTTGCTGGTCGTGTTAGATCACCAGGTTCAGATACTGAGTTTGATTCAACAAGTAGGTTTCTTAAAATCTCCTCACCATCCCGTCGTGGATTTGATTATGGAGGTGTAGTGAATATTGGCAAAAAAGAGTCAAGTGACCGGTACGGAGGTTACAAGTCTCTCGATAGCCATCAGGAATATGATTATCATGATTCACATAGTTACAGTAACAGTGAGCTTCGAGGGCCTAGAGCTTTGATTGATGCATATGGGACTGATGAAAGGGATACTTGTAAGCATCCAAATGCCGGACACCTGAATATGAATGCTGTTAATAACAAGATGGCTGTGCAGACATGGAAGGATAATGAAGAAGAAGAGTTCAAATGGGAAGATATGAGTCCAACATTAGCTACTGGAAACTTGAAGTCCAGTTTGTTCTCGCAATCTAATCCAATGTCAGGAATTCTTACCACGGTACCTGGAGTTGAGCCTCAACACCCGGTCCTTATGGAGAATAGTTTCAGGAGAGGCCACCAGTCTGGTCGAGAACAAATGTCTGCATTCAGTGATTCATCCCAAATTACTGATGTATGTTTTATTCTTGTTCCTTTGCTTGCTAATATACTTGTTCTATATTCATTGACGAATGCTCAAGGAATGATGGTGATATTGTTGATTGCTagtccgaatttccttgatcataTGAGATCCCATTCGTTCAAATATTCAtacattttagttatttttttagtcAGACTGGGTCTTCCGAACATCATCTTTAAAACTGTaatgttttaattgattttttctgTCACTTTTGCTATAAATGACAATTTATTTTCTGTCCAGATATGAATCTATCAAATTATTTGATTCAAATTCTTCATTCTTGTTATTCATGTGTAGATGTATCTCGGGGCATATAAATGAATGAATAACATCCATTAACTTCACGAATTTCCATTAATTAGATTGTTATTTGATGCTAAGAGGACCCAGAATTTTAATCATGATTATCCATGAATACTTACATGTATACATTTCTTAACTCCAGTGAATTTTTTTCCCTAACATCTCTTAaatgcatatttttttaaaattttgcagtCTGTTCATGGGCTGACCAATAACATATATGGGGTTCGTAATGAGGGATCACAGTTTCCCACTTCTCGCAACCCTCCAGAAGTCTGGAACATCCCACCATCCTCCCAAAGAAATTTACAGGTACCTTTTATATCATCAGCTGGTGAACTAAAAATTCCCCCGGTTAATGGCTTTCCAGGCCTTGATAAAGAACGCGGGTCCTTGGACTTTGCGTCAAGAATGAGTTCTCTTACTCGAGAAAGTTTGAATCCCGAGGTTCTTTCTGCACAAAAATCCAATCCAGTATCTCAATTAGCTTCATATCCATTGCAGAAACGTATGTGGAGTCAGATGGAACCAGTGAGTGCTGGTTATTCAAATGCTGATCAAGGTATGAAAAATTCATTTTCAGCTCCGAATCACCAGGCCCAGTTTTCTAATCGCCAAGTTGGACCAAATTCTTTACATCAGCAAAATCATACACAAAATGTTGTCTTGCGTCCACCATATCAAATGCGTCCAAACGTACAGCAAAATATGATTCCACCTGTTGGAATGTCAACGCCATCCCAAGTAGCATACCAGCCCTTCGGGCGTGGATATGCACCGCCAGGACAGAGGCCATTTGTAAATACCGGCTTCATGAATCCAGCTCCTGGCATGCAGTCATCTATGCCGATTCTCAATGTCCGAAATTCACCTGCACACTTACCAGGGGTTGGATTGCCACCTCTACCTCCTGAACCTCGCCCCGTCTCATCACAAATGATACCTACCCAAAATCCTAGTTTGGTTGCACTCAACCCTTCTGGCGGGGGTGCACTTTCAGGGTTGTTTAATTCGTTGATGGCCCAAGGTTTGATCTCATTGACAAACCAAGCATCAGTGCAGGtatgttggataaaatttttatattcagTGTTCTTCGaaaactatttttggtatgGGATAATGAGTTTCTTGTATAAAATGATTTAATGACTAGGATCCCGTTGGACTGGAGTTCAACACTGACCTTCTTAAGGTGCGTCATGAGTCTGCCATCAGTGCTCTCTATGCTGATCTCCCTAGGCAATGCACAACTTGTGGTCTTCGGTTTAAGTGCCAAGAGGAGCACAGCAGTCATATGGATTGGCATGTAACAAGAAATAGGACTTCGAAAAACCGTAAACAGAAACCTTCTCGTAGATGGTTTGTAAGTGCTGACATGTGGCTTAGTGGTACAGAGGCTTTGGGAGCTGATGCTGCACCAGGATTTTTACCCACTGAAATTGTTCATGAGAAGGATGATGAAGAATCAGCCGTTCCAGCAGACGAAGATCAGATTGTTTGTGCACTATGTGGGGAACCATTTGTTGATTTTTACAGTGACGAGACTGAAGAATGGATGTATAAGGGTGCCGCATATATGAATGCACCAGCAGGATCAACAGCTGGAATGGATAGGTCCCAGTTGGGTCCAATCGTGCATACCAAGTGCAAGTCTGACTCTAATGTGACCACTGCTGAAGACTCGAGAAAAAATGAAATGGTATGTATATTTATCTCTTTTTTATGACACATTTGTTTCTTTTGTCTGTCTACTGTAAATTAATGTTATTAAGGTTTGTTTTTACGTTCATTTCTATTAAGCTAAATACAAGTTTACCGAGTTTATGATGCACATATAGCACTGCTTGAGATGTATGGGTGTGTGATACGTCATTCGTAGAGCAAAGCAAATTTTCAGTGAGATAATAACAGTTTTTATACACAATCAGCTGCTTATTATTTTAGGCATGTTTGTAATTATACATGATTCTATTAGCAAATTTAAACAAGCATCGTAAAAAGGCCCTTCTTTTCTGGTTCTGAGACAACAATAACATGCCGGCATGTACTCATATTGGGTTTTCTAGACTGATTTACAAGGCATGTTACTAGTTTTTTACAAAGTAGAAAGAAGAGTGGGGATCTCGAAAGATAATGGTAATTAGTGAAAGTGATTTTCTCCCCATGGTTTGGGATCAATAATACAATATGGGAATTTTATGAGTGCATATTCCGAATAATGGTTTATTCTAAAGTTAATAACATCTCAATTTTAAGGGTTGAAAGAGTGGATATTATTTCCTAattcttcttgtttttcttgTATTGTTTTCCAAATCAGCCCTTCATAGACAGTATGCATCGGGGGTTCGAAAACAAACATAGGAGTATATTTTATGTAGCCTTGGCCGTTTCTCTATCGAACTTTCAACTCACGTCATTGGAGAGGGGTATTAATTTTTTGCTGTATATAGTGGACTTTTTGTGGATGAGAAACTTCTACTCCTTTCTTCCCTGCTTTAAGCGTGCCATTCACATTTGGCATGAAATTTGTGTGATCACGTTATCTGTGCGATTTAAATTTTTCGTGAGTATTTATGTATGCACATGCTTTCATAGTATCGGATGATTAATTAGATAAATTCTTTAACTCAATATAATTCTTCCCACTCTATTTCCAGGTATATACTGAAGATGGTGGTCGAATGAAACGGTTGCGGGTTTAGTGTATCAAGGTTTCAGGATCAGCATTAAGTTTCCTTTGTAGCTTATTGAGTTCTTAATGTTATTGATCTGCTCCATACATAGTTTTATGTAGCCTCAACTCATTTGTGCAAGGCCAAAAGCATGTACATGTATAGTTCGAGTTGTACAACCAGCAGTTGGTAAAAGATTAAAATTTCACCATAGCATCTCACTTCTGATTTTTCTCCCGTACTTTGTGGTAAAATGAAATATAGAATGAGATCTAGATTTACAAACATATATTCTTGTTGCTGATCCAAGTATCTTGTGCTTATGGAATCTTTGAATTTTAGAGGTCCGCACATTTGACTGAGGAATAAGTATTTATTACTCCAATTGAATTGTGCAGCACCACTACTATATGCTGTTGCTTCA
This region includes:
- the LOC108209638 gene encoding polyadenylation and cleavage factor homolog 4 isoform X4, with protein sequence MDQLRYISSSTENSRNLGLAKKPMANDYLIQKPMTPIIDRFKAMLRGREENIKALGLHGGEDDDDPISPPRCEEIVKLYEIVLSELTFNSKPIITDLTIIAGEQREHAEGIANAICDRILQAPIDQKLPCLYLLDSIAKNIGKEYVRCFSALLPEVFCEVYKQVNSSLRTSMGHLFGTWSTVFPPSILCKIEAETNFAPAANSQSVLTSLQPSESPRPTHGIHVNPKYLEARRQYEHATVQSDIPHSSGNSSLKMNGKHAVEHGGYGSDNSEGVPTQVGTKRINSSIRTNITNAENMLAPARGAKSSSPFVAGRVRSPGSDTEFDSTSRFLKISSPSRRGFDYGGVVNIGKKESSDRYGGYKSLDSHQEYDYHDSHSYSNSELRGPRALIDAYGTDERDTCKHPNAGHLNMNAVNNKMAVQTWKDNEEEEFKWEDMSPTLATGNLKSSLFSQSNPMSGILTTVPGVEPQHPVLMENSFRRGHQSGREQMSAFSDSSQITDSVHGLTNNIYGVRNEGSQFPTSRNPPEVWNIPPSSQRNLQKRMWSQMEPVSAGYSNADQGMKNSFSAPNHQAQFSNRQVGPNSLHQQNHTQNVVLRPPYQMRPNVQQNMIPPVGMSTPSQVAYQPFGRGYAPPGQRPFVNTGFMNPAPGMQSSMPILNVRNSPAHLPGVGLPPLPPEPRPVSSQMIPTQNPSLVALNPSGGGALSGLFNSLMAQGLISLTNQASVQDPVGLEFNTDLLKVRHESAISALYADLPRQCTTCGLRFKCQEEHSSHMDWHVTRNRTSKNRKQKPSRRWFVSADMWLSGTEALGADAAPGFLPTEIVHEKDDEESAVPADEDQIVCALCGEPFVDFYSDETEEWMYKGAAYMNAPAGSTAGMDRSQLGPIVHTKCKSDSNVTTAEDSRKNEMVYTEDGGRMKRLRV
- the LOC108209638 gene encoding polyadenylation and cleavage factor homolog 4 isoform X2 translates to MDQLRYISSSTENSRNLGLAKKPMANDYLIQKPMTPIIDRFKAMLRGREENIKALGLHGGEDDDDPISPPRCEEIVKLYEIVLSELTFNSKPIITDLTIIAGEQREHAEGIANAICDRILQAPIDQKLPCLYLLDSIAKNIGKEYVRCFSALLPEVFCEVYKQVNSSLRTSMGHLFGTWSTVFPPSILCKIEAETNFAPAANSQSVLTSLQPSESPRPTHGIHVNPKYLEARRQYEHATVQSDIPHSSGNSSLKMNGKHAVEHGGYGSDNSEGVPTQVGTKRINSSIRTNITNAENMLAPARGAKSSSPFVAGRVRSPGSDTEFDSTSRFLKISSPSRRGFDYGGVVNIGKKESSDRYGGYKSLDSHQEYDYHDSHSYSNSELRGPRALIDAYGTDERDTCKHPNAGHLNMNAVNNKMAVQTWKDNEEEEFKWEDMSPTLATGNLKSSLFSQSNPMSGILTTVPGVEPQHPVLMENSFRRGHQSGREQMSAFSDSSQITDSVHGLTNNIYGVRNEGSQFPTSRNPPEVWNIPPSSQRNLQVPFISSAGELKIPPVNGFPGLDKERGSLDFASRMSSLTRESLNPEVLSAQKSNPVSQLASYPLQKRMWSQMEPVSAGYSNADQGMKNSFSAPNHQAQFSNRQVGPNSLHQQNHTQNVVLRPPYQMRPNVQQNMIPPVGMSTPSQVAYQPFGRGYAPPGQRPFVNTGFMNPAPGMQSSMPILNVRNSPAHLPGVGLPPLPPEPRPVSSQMIPTQNPSLVALNPSGGGALSGLFNSLMAQGLISLTNQASVQDPVGLEFNTDLLKVRHESAISALYADLPRQCTTCGLRFKCQEEHSSHMDWHVTRNRTSKNRKQKPSRRWFVSADMWLSGTEALGADAAPGFLPTEIVHEKDDEESAVPADEDQIVCALCGEPFVDFYSDETEEWMYKGAAYMNAPAGSTAGMDRSQLGPIVHTKCKSDSNVTTAEDSRKNEMVYTEDGGRMKRLRV